DNA from Bacteroides acidifaciens:
ACTATCTTTATCTTAATTTGTAAATCTCCGTCCCGGCAAGCAGGAAACAACCTACACCGTAATCCTCAAAGTCGGGTACACTCTTATAAGTAACAGGCTGCCCGTCTTTAGGCTCCTTACCCGTGCCTTGTACATATCCCAGGAATCCGTTCGGATGAACGGCATCTTTCACCATTGCATTCCATGCCTTTAAAGCAACCGGAAGATACTCCTTTCGGTCAAGCAGTCCGTTGCGGACTCCCCAAACCATTCCGTAGACAAACAGTGCCGTGCCGGAAGTCTCTTTTCCGCCGAAGTTCGTAGGGTCATGAAGGCTGACATTCCAGAAACCGTCTTCACGCTGGCACTTCTTCAATGCCTTGCTCATGGTCAGGAAGTCGTTGATATAGTCCTGACGGTGTTTCTCGTCAGCAGGGATTTCATCCAGTACCCGTACCAAAGCAGCATATACCCAGCCGTTTCCGCGGCTCCAGTAACAATCTTCGCCATTCGGCTCCTTATATGGCGGGTTAAAATCCTGGTCGCGCCACCACAGACCGTCTTTCTGGTTGAACATGCCCGTTTCGTCATGCTGGCTGCGTGTATAATAATACATATCCCACATCTTGTCGTAGTATTTCCGCTCT
Protein-coding regions in this window:
- a CDS encoding glycoside hydrolase family 88 protein, which produces NMIRNIKASIDMVVNTPQVNDWWWIDAVQMAMPIFAKFGKMTGERKYYDKMWDMYYYTRSQHDETGMFNQKDGLWWRDQDFNPPYKEPNGEDCYWSRGNGWVYAALVRVLDEIPADEKHRQDYINDFLTMSKALKKCQREDGFWNVSLHDPTNFGGKETSGTALFVYGMVWGVRNGLLDRKEYLPVALKAWNAMVKDAVHPNGFLGYVQGTGKEPKDGQPVTYKSVPDFEDYGVGCFLLAGTEIYKLR